One genomic window of Denticeps clupeoides chromosome 14, fDenClu1.1, whole genome shotgun sequence includes the following:
- the LOC114802919 gene encoding trace amine-associated receptor 13c-like, with translation MSTEIYVLLYTLTAAAVLLTACGNLLVIVSVCLFRQLHTPTNLLILSLAVTDFLVGILVMPFHMTRLIELCWIFGSAICEVYKLSGLHLTFVSVYNIALIAVDRYLGLSHPFQYRCLVSLNVILAAVLSIWLVSFFYNSSVLYVTNSSIRMCPGQCYYGFVQTIFISDLLITFILPCGTITVLYTRIFVTARRHAVAIRALCTQRDVTIASDKTSTMKSERKAAKILGIVVAVFLACLMPYFLSTVMFDLMEAQSASNIFNSLDVLFSLNSTINPIIYALFYPWFKKSIKLILTFRIFRTDPSFIIS, from the coding sequence ATGTCCACAGAGATCTACGTGTTGCTCTACACGCTCACGGCGGCCGCGGTGCTTCTGACAGCGTGTGGGAACCTGCTGGTGATCGTCTCCGTCTGCCTCTTCAGGCAGCTGCACACCCCCACCAACCTGCTGATCCTGTCCCTGGCCGTCACCGACTTCCTCGTGGGGATCCTCGTCATGCCCTTCCACATGACGCGTTTAATCGAGCTCTGCTGGATCTTCGGCTCTGCGATCTGTGAAGTGTACAAGCTGTCCGGGCTCCACCTGACCTTCGTCTCGGTTTATAACATCGCTCTGATCGCCGTCGACCGCTACCTGGGGCTCAGCCACCCCTTCCAGTACCGCTGCCTGGTGTCCCTGAACGTCATCCTGGCCGCGGTGCTGAGCATTTGGCTCGTGTCCTTCTTCTACAACAGCTCAGTGCTCTATGTCACCAACTCCTCCATCAGGATGTGTCCAGGCCAGTGCTACTATGGCTTTGTCCAGACCATCTTTATCTCCGACCTGCTCATCACCTTCATTCTGCCATGCGGCACAATCACTGTTCTTTACACGAGAATCTTTGTCACCGCCAGGCGGCACGCAGTTGCAATCCGGGCACTTTGCACCCAGAGAGACGTGACCATCGCGTCAGATAAAACCTCCACCATGAAATCAGAGAGGAAGGCTGCTAAGATCCTCGGGATCGTGGTGGCCGTCTTCCTGGCTTGTCTGATGCCGTATTTCCTCAGTACGGTCATGTTCGACCTGATGGAGGCGCAGTCAGCGTCCAACATCTTCAACAGCCTAGATGTCCTCTTCAGTCTCAACTCCACCATAAACCCAATCATCTATGCCCTGTTCTACCCCTGGTTCAAGAAGAGCATCAAGCTCATTCTAACGTTCAGGATTTTCAGAACAGACCCCTCATTCATCATTTCATGA
- the LOC114802918 gene encoding glycoprotein integral membrane protein 1-like, whose protein sequence is MAARPAALLLASCLISACVLGDGTPLRRLWKGEVWMNVVVTDLQQNTEKLQIGLNVSAAENLTYVNDVKQTSGVTRLPCRASLLDRGNSSDGAVLDCVMRLMVDQLHLKSDAGEEVLVLLLTQEVIEVAGSAVQQEDVCEVKLLLSENLETALQFTSFYPMSRSKLSTASREDDVVMTDASAQETVEDQVVLHTTSHYFFRHGETTQEETGAPGKLPETPLWTDTVLPWTTEEKAPADDLLPDTPLRGSISSYNAMCQWVEQLRDRLRHFGAESLPLFFLVMWVVVVGVVGSAVIIRILDLVFPSSQSPGVFHLNPATLLPDDERCGLLENVETDPQDEKKP, encoded by the exons ATGGCGGCGCGACCCGCAGCGCTGCTCCTCGCGTCCTGCCTGATTTCTGCCTGCGTTCTGGGCGACGGGACGCCGCTGCGCCGGCTCTGG AAGGGGGAGGTCTGGATGAACGTGGTGGTGACTGATCTCCAGCAGAACACAGAGAAGCTGCAG ATCGGCCTGAACGTGAGCGCGGCGGAGAACCTGACGTACGTCAACGATGTTAAACAGACGTCTGGGGTGACCAGGCTCCCCTGCCGGGCTTCGCTCT TGGACCGCGGGAACAGCAGCGATGGCGCCGTGCTGGACTGCGTCATGCGGCTGATGGTGGACCAGCTGCATCTGAAGAGCGATGCGGGCGAGGAGgtcctggtcctgctgctgaccCAGGAAGTGATCGAAGTGGCCGGGAGCGCC GTGCAGCAGGAAGACGTGTGTGAGGTGAAATTACTGCTGAGTGAAAATCTGGAGACGGCCCTGCAGTTCACCAGCTTCTACCCGATGTCCAGGAGCAAACTGTCCACGGCATCCAGAGAGGACGACGTGGTGATGACAGACGCGTCAGCTCAGGAGACAG TTGAGGACCAGGTCGTCCTGCACACCACCAGCCACTACTTCTTCAGACACGGCGAGACCACGCAGGAGGAGACCGGCGCGCCGGGGAAGCTGCCAGAAACGCCCTTATGGACGGACACAGTCCTGCCCTGGACCACCGAGGAGAAGGCGCCTGCGGACGACCTGCTTCCTGACACGCCCCTCCGGGGATCCATCTCGTCGTATAAT GCCATGTGTCAGTGGGTGGAGCAGCTGCGGGATCGCCTGCGCCACTTTGGGGCGGAGTCTCTGCCACTCTTCTTCCTGGTcatgtgggtggtggtggtcggGGTGGTCGGCTCGGCCGTCATAATCCGCATCTTGGACCTTGTCTTCCCATCCTCCCAGTCCCC GGGCGTCTTCCACCTCAACCCTGCCACTCTGCTGCCAGACGACGAACgatgtggcctgctggagaaCGTCGAAACGGACCCTCAGGACGAGAAGAAGCCGTAG
- the LOC114802913 gene encoding katanin p60 ATPase-containing subunit A1-like, translating to MSLLEISDNVKLAREYALLGSYSSAAVCYQGVLEQIRTHQQSLRDAALQQRWQQVWQQINVEKSRVRDIVSTLDSFQMDGDAARPSSAAGDCDVWPAVAAERRASPCPIRRSAGSHKDNKPHSNRLSAGPRAQYRQSPRGPNGDRAKPPRAKDKKENPSRGKDDKNKPDVSEKEVKKFDRGGEDKDLIETLERDIISQNPNVKWEDIADLEEAKKLLKEAVVLPMWMPEFFKGIRRPWKGVLMVGPPGTGKTLLAKAVATECRTTFFNVSSSTLTSKYRGESEKLVRLLFEMARFYAPTTIFIDEIDSMCGRRGTSEEHEASRRVKAELLVQMDGVGGSSENDPAKMVMVLAATNFPWDIDEALRRRLEKRIYIPLPSARGRVELLKISLKELELADDVDLGKIAEQMEGYSGADITNVCRDASLMAMRRRIEGLTPEEIRNISRDEMHMPTTMEDFEVALKKVSKSVSAADLEKYQTWIDEFGSC from the exons ATGAGCCTGCTGGAGATCAGCGACAACGTGAAGCTGGCCCGGGAGTACGCGCTGCTCGGCAGCTACAGCTCGGCCGCCGTCTGCTACCAGGGCGTCCTGGAGCAGATCCGGACCCACCAGCAGTCGCTCCGAGACGCCGCGCTGCAGCAGAGATGGCAGCAG GTGTGGCAGCAGATAAACGTGGAGAAGAGCCGCGTCCGGGACATCGTGTCCACGCTGGACAGCTTCCAGATGGACGGCGACGCGGCGAGGCCCAGCAGCGCCGCCGGGGACTGCGACGTGTGGCCGGCGGTGGCGGCGGAGCGCAG AGCGTCCCCATGTCCGATACGGAGATCTGCGGGTTCACACAAGGACAACAAACCCCACAGTAACCGCCTGAGTGCCGGCCCTCGGGCCCAGTACCGCCAGTCGCCACGGGGACCCAACGGGGACCGGGCCAAGCCACCACGGGCCAAGGACAAAAAGGAGAACCCGAGCCGGGGGAAGGACGACAAG AACAAGCCTGACGTGTCTGAGAAAGAAGTCAAGAAGTTTGACCGGGGCGGAGAGGACAAAGACCTGATCGAGACGCTGGAGAGGGACATCATATCCCAGAACCCCAACGTCAAATG GGAGGACATTGCCGATTTGGAAGAGGCCAAGAAGCTCCTGAAGGAAGCCGTCGTTCTGCCCATGTGGATGCCGGAGTTCTTCAAAGGAATCAGGAGGCCGTGGAAG GGCGTCCTCATGGTGGGACCCCCGGGGACCGGCAAGACCCTGCTGGCCAAGGCGGTCGCCACCGAGTGCCGGACCACGTTCTTCAACGTGTCGTCGTCCACGCTGACGTCCAAGTACCGCGGCGAGTCGGAGAAGCTCGTGCGCCTGCTGTTCGAAATG GCCCGGTTCTACGCTCCCACCACCATCTTCATAGACGAGATCGACTCCATGTGCGGCCGCAGGGGGACGTCCGAGGAGCACGAGGCCAGCAGGAGGGTGAAGGCCGAGCTGCTGGTCCAGATGGACG GTGTCGGCGGCTCCTCGGAAAACGACCCCGCGAAGATGGTGATGGTGCTGGCGGCCACCAACTTCCCGTGGGACATCGACGAGGCCCTGCGGCGGCGCCTGGAGAAGCGGATCTACATTCCCCTGCCCTCAG CCAGGGGGAGAGTGGAGCTCCTGAAGATCAgcctgaaggagctggagctggccGACGACGTGGATCTGGGCAAGATTGCCGAGCAGATGGAGGGCTACTCGGGAGCCGACATCACCAACGTCTGCAG GGACGCGTCGCTCATGGCGATGCGGCGGCGCATCGAGGGCCTGACCCCGGAGGAGATCCGCAACATCTCCCGCGATGAGATGCACATGCCCACCACCATGGAGGACTTCGAGGTGGCGCTGAAGAAGGTGTCCAAGTCTGTGTCTGCAGCCGACCTGGAGAAATACCAGACGTGGATTGACGAATTTGGGTCCTGTTGA